A DNA window from Vigna angularis cultivar LongXiaoDou No.4 chromosome 1, ASM1680809v1, whole genome shotgun sequence contains the following coding sequences:
- the LOC128194301 gene encoding secreted RxLR effector protein 161-like: protein MSKPKKSHMQAAKRVIQYIKGTRDYCILFLAGRKKTAMEITRYTDSNYGGDMVERKSTSGYIFMLNNTLISWCSKKQLVVAFSSCEVEFIAESYGTCQGIWIKELMEELKVSMENLIQLKIDNVSAINLAKNLVSHGRSKHIEVKFYFLKDMVKKGRIILAYCKKGVQLVDLFTVNH from the coding sequence ATGAGCAAACCAAAGAAGTCTCATATGCAGGCTGCAAAGAGGGTGATACAGTACATCAAAGGGACAAGAGACTATTGCATTTTGTTTCTTGCTGGAAGGAAGAAAACTGCAATGGAGATAACTAGATACACTGATTCAAATTATGGAGGTGATATGGTGGAGAGGAAGAGTACATCAGGTTACATCTTTATGTTGAACAATACTCTCATCTCTTGGTGTTCTAAAAAGCAACTAGTGGTGGCTTTCTCAAGCTGTGAAGTTGAGTTCATAGCTGAAAGCTATGGTACATGCCAAGGAATTTGGATTAAAGAGTTAATGGAAGAATTAAAGGTGTCTATGGAGAATCTAATTCAATTGAAGATTGACAATGTTTCAGCAATCAATTTGGCAAAGAATCTTGTGAGCCATGGTAGGAGTAAGCACAtagaagtaaaattttatttccttaaaGACATGGTGAAGAAAGGAAGAATAATCTTAGCCTATTGCAAAAAAGGAGTGCAGTTGGTTGACTTGTTTACTGTAAACCATTGA
- the LOC108342195 gene encoding uncharacterized protein LOC108342195: MRRTNPRPNPHEDSRTTRVMAHLKDSLISQLKKLDPSLSLHSRHSALIERRLRDLFPAFHTPTHPPYALMIRSAILGLEDGSGSTEEAISEYIKREYSDLPWAHARILGLQLENLCEIGEIARVSGWRYVLKVEDEVKEQCEGSEKKNKRGKRRSNKRGETGSAEEECKKGRVLGLGKQIQQHQEVEPQRGLVESQNQDSSVHLETTCSSQPTSLECIPAAANPLSPAQLQQQRPCNGTSESNLDTVDKISGSLSLNVEVCKEDTTLMTVHHHQSKEREPSGFKQIADHEGKSLLPSCDTTVAEQGPNEEKTDERCPSQTQGQATTGGRGRRLHRNANCCNQRIHLHDQAEHLMCSSHSNQKESREAPNFPVNPSHNFGQQYSVPTSQGYLEGTISAEIKLPPTQVQHEVSSDIDLGRLSRIKASSTLGNVHDDQPQHYSEGSSKGNLDEGPMTWDNDQRPPKRGRGRPRKFQTVANCAVGTLLPSDDGNLHEHKPNINEMEKQDQYGGGRGLGRFGRGRGRGRGRSPTLNRKANQFDEQLQQGQSKQLGRGRGRGRRGRPPKPNENPIQYEKQPQQEDQHQQHRRGRGRPPKRNIIDYEAQLSEVQAKEQHVRARGRGRPPKPNQHANQFEDQLQSPSSGRNDNQSLEQKQFSVQSPVRRHESESGEAKSPAKLRQELESKYGSGEVSRSNVEENDNPWRLMPVQRKVQGIDGCWPLRQNQK, encoded by the exons ATGAGGCGAACAAATCCCCGACCAAACCCCCATGAAGATTCCAGAACCACGCGCGTCATGGCTCACCTCAAAGACTCTCTCATTTCTCAACTCAAGAAACTCGACCCTTCGCTTTCCCTCCACTCGCGCCACTCCGCCCTCATCGAACGCCGCCTCCGCGACCTTTTTCCCGCGTTCCACACCCCCACGCACCCTCCATATGCCTTG atGATACGTAGTGCGATATTAGGGTTGGAGGATGGGTCGGGGTCGACGGAGGAGGCGATATCGGAGTACATTAAGAGGGAGTACAGTGATTTACCGTGGGCTCATGCCAGGATTCTAGGTCTGCAATTAGAGAATCTTTGTGAGATAGGGGAGATTGCGCGCGTTTCCGGTTGGAGGTATGTGCTGAAGGTTGAGGATGAAGTGAAGGAACAATGTGAGGGTAGcgagaagaagaataagaggGGCAAACGGAGAAGTAATAAACGTGGCGAGACAGGGAGTGCTGAAGAAGAATGCAAAAAGGGACGGGTACTAGGGCTTggaaaacaaattcaacaacacCAGGAAGTAGAACCGCAAAGGGGTTTAGTAGAGTCACAAAATCAG GATTCCAGTGTGCATTTGGAAACAACTTGTTCCTCCCAGCCAACATCATTGGAGTGCATACCAGCAGCTGCAAACCCGTTATCACCTGCACAATTGCAACAGCAAAGGCCTTGTAATGGGACTTCAGAAAGTAATTTGGATACAGTAGACAAGATTTCGGGTTCATTATCTTTGAATGTTGAGGTATGCAAGGAAGATACGACACTGATGACTGTGCATCATCATCAATCCAAAGAGAGGGAGCCTAGTGGGTTTAAGCAAATTGCAGATCACGAGGGGAAGTCGTTGTTGCCCTCATGTGATACTACTGTTGCCGAGCAAGGGCCAAATGAAGAGAAAACTGATGAAAGGTGCCCGTCACAAACCCAAGGTCAAGCTACAACTGGAGGAAGGGGTCGTAGGCTACACAGAAATGCCAATTGCTGCAATCAGAGGATACACCTACATGATCAAGCTGAACATCTAATGTGTTCTTCACATTCAAACCAAAAAGAATCTAGAGAAGCACCTAATTTTCCTGTTAATCCATCGCACAATTTTGGTCAGCAATATTCGGTTCCTACTTCACAAGGGTATCTGGAGGGCACAATATCAGCAGAAATAAAATTACCTCCAACACAGGTGCAACATGAAGTTTCTTCAGATATTGATTTAGGTAGATTGTCCAGAATAAAAGCTTCATCAACTTTAGGAAATGTTCACGATGATCAACCCCAGCATTACAGTGAAGGAAGTTCTAAAGGGAACCTAGACGAGGGTCCTATGACCTGGGATAATGACCAGAGGCCTCCAAAACGTGGGAGAGGAAGGCCTCGAAAGTTCCAGACTGTAGCAAATTGTGCAGTAGGGACATTGTTGCCTTCAGATGATGGCAATCTTCACGAACATAAACCAAATATAAACGAAATGGAGAAGCAGGATCAGTATGGCGGGGGTAGAGGTTTAGGGAGATTTGGTCGAGGTAGAGGTAGAGGTAGGGGCAGATCTCCTACACTAAATAGAAAAGCTAATCAATTTGACGAGCAATTACAACAAGGACAATCTAAGCAGCTTGGTCGAGGTAGAGGCAGAGGTCGTCGTGGCAGGCCACCAAAACCGAATGAAAATCCAATCCAATATGAAAAGCAACCACAACAAGAAGATCAACATCAGCAGCACCGTCGAGGAAGGGGGAGGCCCCCTAAACggaacataatcgattatgaggCACAATTATCAGAAGTTCAAGCTAAAGAACAGCATGTTCGAGCTAGAGGCCGTGGAAGGCCTCCTAAACCAAATCAACATGCAAATCAGTTTGAGGACCAATTGCAATCTCCTAGTTCAGGGAGGAATGATAACCAAAGTTTGGAGCAGAAGCAGTTCAGTGTACAAAGTCCGGTAAGGCGTCATGAATCAGAGTCAGGAGAGGCAAAGTCACCTGCAAAATTAAGGCAGGAATTGGAATCAAAGTATGGGTCGGGTGAGGTTTCCCGGTCAAACGTTGAAGAAAATGATAACCCATGGCGTTTAATGCCAGTACAACGTAAAGTTCAAGGTATTGATGGATGCTGGCCACTTAGGCAAAATCAGAAATAG